Proteins found in one Bremerella volcania genomic segment:
- a CDS encoding spermidine synthase has translation MANNKNNLVYAWILPLAVLWSAFLLFQVQPLISKTILPWFGGSPTVWTTCMLFFQVVLFAGYLYAHLLATYVPKRWQGIIHAGLMIAALLLMPISPGDDWKPTADVWPPGYILLLLVTHLGLPYFLLAANGPLLQHWFSQLAPGKTPYRLYALSNIGSLAALLTYPFLVEPNWTLPTQSGAWGWGYAGFALLLIPIAIAIVRNQAGTQEACELPGDSLDEAVPGWKTLAAWLALPAFACVMLLATTNHVCQDMAVVPFLWVVPLSLYLLTFIFCFDGEGWYRRGWLGWMAIGSIVLISVLELLGGMLDIGWVAVSYFGAMFFVCMICHGELVRLKPSTRHLTLYYLMIAGGGALGGMFVSLVCPLIFSQYYEMPLSLIVAFALALCVTVSSLEKRLGSIPLWSMGLLFCGMLAMLSGQLRSFQSHYLESQRNFYGVLSIGEVPTNDGQSILAMYHGRIMHGFQYQAEAKRGEPTSYYARNTGVGLALARLPKQDGKRVGVVGLGAGTLAAYAREGDYYRFYEINDDVIEMANEHFTFLQDCQAEHDLVLGDARLSLEREPDQQFDLLVLDAFSGDAIPTHLLTREAFRIYQRHLAEGGVLAIHVSNKHLDLRPVVLGTCDEFDLETLYITTAPDAATQQTGSQWIIASKNHQFLSDDTMQSAATNLGPHMVYAKPWTDNFSNLLEVLR, from the coding sequence GTGGCGAACAACAAGAACAATCTCGTTTATGCGTGGATCCTCCCGCTCGCTGTCTTGTGGAGTGCCTTCCTGCTGTTCCAAGTCCAGCCACTGATCAGCAAGACAATCCTTCCCTGGTTTGGCGGAAGCCCAACCGTGTGGACGACCTGCATGCTGTTCTTTCAGGTCGTTCTTTTCGCTGGCTACCTGTATGCCCACTTGCTAGCAACCTATGTGCCCAAGCGATGGCAGGGGATTATTCATGCGGGCCTGATGATTGCCGCTCTTTTGCTCATGCCCATTTCCCCAGGGGATGACTGGAAGCCGACGGCCGATGTTTGGCCGCCTGGGTATATCTTGCTTCTGTTGGTGACTCACCTGGGGCTCCCATACTTTCTGCTGGCCGCCAATGGACCGCTGCTTCAGCACTGGTTCAGCCAGTTGGCTCCCGGGAAAACCCCGTACCGACTTTATGCGTTGTCCAACATCGGCTCGCTCGCTGCACTTCTGACCTACCCCTTCCTGGTTGAACCGAATTGGACGCTGCCGACCCAATCGGGAGCTTGGGGTTGGGGATATGCCGGATTCGCGTTGCTGTTGATTCCGATCGCGATTGCCATCGTTCGCAATCAAGCTGGCACCCAAGAAGCTTGTGAGTTACCCGGTGATTCTCTGGACGAAGCGGTACCAGGATGGAAGACGCTGGCGGCATGGTTGGCTCTGCCGGCGTTCGCTTGCGTGATGCTTTTGGCCACGACTAATCATGTCTGTCAGGACATGGCTGTGGTGCCGTTCTTGTGGGTTGTCCCTCTGAGTCTATATCTGCTGACGTTTATCTTTTGCTTCGATGGCGAAGGATGGTACCGACGTGGTTGGTTGGGGTGGATGGCGATCGGCAGCATTGTATTGATCAGTGTTTTGGAATTGTTGGGGGGTATGCTCGACATTGGCTGGGTCGCCGTTTCCTATTTTGGAGCGATGTTCTTCGTGTGCATGATCTGTCACGGAGAACTCGTTCGCTTAAAGCCTTCGACGCGACATTTGACGCTTTACTACCTGATGATTGCCGGTGGTGGTGCCTTGGGAGGAATGTTCGTATCGCTTGTGTGTCCACTCATCTTTTCGCAGTACTACGAAATGCCGCTCAGCCTGATCGTGGCCTTCGCCTTGGCATTGTGCGTTACGGTTAGTTCGCTCGAGAAGCGCCTCGGATCGATTCCGCTCTGGTCGATGGGGCTGTTGTTCTGTGGAATGCTGGCGATGTTGTCGGGGCAATTGCGTTCGTTCCAGTCGCATTACCTCGAGTCGCAACGAAACTTTTACGGCGTGCTCAGCATTGGCGAAGTTCCTACCAACGACGGTCAGTCGATACTGGCGATGTACCACGGGCGGATTATGCATGGCTTTCAATACCAGGCAGAAGCAAAGCGAGGGGAACCCACGTCGTACTACGCCCGAAACACGGGCGTTGGGCTTGCATTGGCACGATTGCCCAAACAGGACGGGAAACGCGTTGGCGTGGTTGGTCTGGGAGCAGGAACACTAGCAGCCTACGCTCGTGAAGGTGACTACTATCGCTTCTACGAGATCAATGACGACGTCATCGAAATGGCCAACGAGCACTTCACCTTCCTGCAAGATTGCCAGGCCGAGCATGACCTGGTGCTTGGCGATGCCCGACTGTCTTTGGAACGTGAACCCGATCAGCAGTTCGATCTGTTGGTACTCGATGCGTTTAGTGGCGATGCCATTCCGACGCACTTACTGACGCGGGAAGCATTTCGGATTTATCAGCGGCACCTGGCTGAAGGGGGCGTCCTGGCGATTCATGTGAGCAACAAGCATCTTGACCTGCGGCCGGTGGTGCTCGGAACGTGTGATGAGTTTGACTTGGAAACGCTCTACATCACCACCGCCCCGGATGCCGCTACGCAGCAGACTGGGTCGCAGTGGATCATT
- a CDS encoding nuclear transport factor 2 family protein, protein MSVLRQFADAYASRDKGRLLGLFCSDRDAVVLGSGCDERNVGSAAIWGQVRRDWEQTDTLRMRFGWRSVSTMGQVAWLATDCYLYVQAGYRKAEVPLRITAVMIQNHLGWQIAQLHYSSPISVGSEADTCVE, encoded by the coding sequence ATGAGTGTGCTGCGCCAGTTCGCAGACGCTTATGCAAGCCGAGATAAAGGGAGACTTTTAGGCCTGTTTTGTTCAGATCGAGATGCTGTGGTCCTGGGAAGTGGATGCGACGAGCGAAACGTCGGTTCCGCGGCTATTTGGGGTCAAGTTCGCCGAGACTGGGAACAAACAGATACTCTCCGGATGCGATTTGGATGGAGAAGTGTTTCGACGATGGGTCAGGTCGCCTGGCTCGCCACCGATTGCTACCTCTATGTTCAAGCCGGATACCGGAAAGCCGAAGTCCCCCTGCGAATTACAGCCGTCATGATTCAGAATCACCTCGGTTGGCAAATTGCTCAGCTTCATTATTCTTCGCCCATTAGCGTAGGATCTGAAGCTGATACCTGCGTGGAATAG
- the panD gene encoding aspartate 1-decarboxylase, with protein MLRTFLRSKIHRATVTQADLDYVGSVTIDSHLLEAAQILPHEQVDVLNVTNGQRLTTYAIPGEAGSGVIGINGAAAHLVSPGDLVIIVCYAQYTAEEIEGHQPRVILVDEANRMTDCIVESDSMNSSS; from the coding sequence ATGCTACGTACCTTTCTCCGATCAAAAATTCACCGCGCGACTGTAACCCAGGCCGACCTGGACTACGTAGGCAGCGTTACCATCGATTCCCACTTGTTGGAAGCGGCTCAGATCTTGCCGCACGAACAGGTCGACGTCCTAAATGTTACCAATGGCCAGCGCCTTACCACCTATGCCATTCCCGGCGAAGCAGGTTCCGGCGTCATTGGAATTAACGGTGCGGCAGCTCACCTGGTAAGCCCCGGCGACCTGGTCATCATCGTTTGCTATGCGCAGTACACTGCGGAGGAAATCGAGGGGCACCAACCTCGCGTGATTCTGGTTGACGAAGCCAACCGAATGACCGACTGTATCGTTGAATCGGATTCGATGAACTCTTCTAGCTAA
- a CDS encoding protein-L-isoaspartate(D-aspartate) O-methyltransferase yields the protein MKLDQQRDEMVNLLKERGITDQDVLQAMHDVPREDFVLPSFHDDAYVDSALPLTHKQTISQPLIVALMAQVLELQPTDRVLEVGTGSGYAAAVMGRLAKEVFTVERIGDLAITAAETIKRLGIGNVHVRFGDGLKGWPEEGPYDAIAVAAGGDRVPSALFEQLVVGGRLVMPLGPVQDSQKLIRIRKIDKDRYVEDDFGGVRFVPLLPETD from the coding sequence ATGAAACTTGATCAGCAACGTGACGAGATGGTCAACCTGCTTAAAGAACGAGGCATCACTGATCAGGACGTGCTTCAGGCCATGCATGATGTGCCACGAGAAGACTTTGTCTTGCCCTCTTTCCACGACGATGCCTATGTGGATTCGGCGTTGCCACTGACGCATAAGCAGACGATCTCCCAGCCTTTGATCGTTGCCCTGATGGCCCAGGTCTTGGAGCTTCAGCCTACCGATCGAGTTCTGGAAGTGGGGACCGGTAGCGGCTACGCAGCGGCCGTCATGGGGCGTTTGGCGAAAGAGGTCTTCACCGTCGAGCGCATAGGCGATCTCGCAATCACGGCGGCTGAAACGATCAAAAGGCTGGGCATTGGCAATGTTCACGTTCGGTTTGGAGATGGGCTGAAGGGTTGGCCCGAGGAAGGACCTTACGACGCGATTGCCGTTGCCGCTGGTGGAGACCGAGTTCCCAGTGCTCTATTTGAACAGTTGGTAGTTGGTGGACGCCTGGTTATGCCGTTGGGGCCGGTGCAGGATTCCCAGAAGTTAATACGCATTCGTAAGATTGATAAGGACCGTTATGTGGAGGATGATTTCGGCGGCGTTCGTTTCGTTCCTCTCCTACCCGAAACGGACTAG
- a CDS encoding DUF1549 domain-containing protein — protein MNHEDPIIDPLLEELLGQQQMPDLTARIVKAHQQRHAHGPSAVNGQAKAPLSMVTSAVEASSESAAEVEAPTQKTSTAKRRLQRQRFVTAIGSLALSLCLLVVLSGVAYISYQQLMPGQGTPLAADGDKAPSAGARDTGEQPQLASQNGPKSSDVPPPQAMPEPGPKMPGVLESVDPTALVEKTAPRFVKPRSRGSLELSDDQIVDQINEAIASAWKAENVKPSPAATDHEFVRRTYLQLLGRIPTVEEIEHFVSQRRDDKREWLVDQILSSDKYEAEFASFWSARFANILVGRAGGMSEDSPIDRSALEGYLAKQFENNTPYNLLVQDLLTATGTTSPGSESFNPATNFLVSMVDGDAKLATAKTCTAFLGQQLQCAECHNHPTTGWSQQQFWGLNAFFRQTKLAKDRQSGQLAILDQDFTKSRDSDSGEVYYEQPNGLLKVAYPQFVDGTTIPRSGKVSEVDRRQELAQLIVNSDQFPKAAVNRMWQHFFGVGFTQPVDDMGPHNPASHPELLDQLSEHFAESNFDLRRLMRWITLSRPYGLSSRQIDENLADNPDAGQQLFARYYSRQMEAEQLFHSLQMLAKNPVEGSHAIIASVDDRHSWLGQVNQKMGDDEDSETSALDGGITQSLLLMNGGLMKQATDAQAAVLKKVTASKMSSHDKVEHLFLAALSRRPTKQELSAISEILKTRNNESAALQDIWWALLNSNEFILDH, from the coding sequence ATGAACCACGAAGATCCGATCATCGATCCTCTCCTTGAGGAACTGCTGGGCCAGCAGCAGATGCCGGATCTCACTGCGCGCATCGTTAAGGCTCACCAGCAGCGACACGCCCACGGCCCTTCCGCAGTCAACGGTCAGGCCAAAGCACCACTCTCGATGGTGACCTCCGCCGTTGAAGCATCGTCGGAAAGCGCCGCCGAAGTCGAAGCTCCAACTCAAAAAACAAGCACGGCCAAGCGTCGCCTGCAACGACAGCGTTTCGTGACCGCTATCGGGTCACTTGCACTTAGTCTCTGCCTGTTGGTCGTCCTCAGTGGAGTGGCCTACATCAGTTATCAGCAGCTCATGCCAGGGCAAGGCACGCCGCTCGCCGCCGACGGGGACAAGGCCCCGTCGGCAGGCGCCCGCGACACGGGCGAGCAACCGCAACTCGCTTCCCAAAACGGTCCCAAGTCGAGTGATGTTCCCCCTCCACAAGCGATGCCGGAACCTGGCCCGAAAATGCCTGGCGTGCTCGAGTCGGTTGATCCAACCGCACTGGTCGAGAAGACGGCTCCTCGATTCGTGAAGCCGCGATCGCGTGGAAGTTTAGAACTTTCCGACGATCAGATCGTTGACCAAATCAACGAGGCGATCGCTTCCGCCTGGAAAGCTGAGAATGTCAAGCCGTCGCCGGCGGCCACCGATCACGAGTTCGTTCGTCGGACCTATTTGCAGCTATTGGGGCGTATTCCCACGGTCGAAGAGATCGAACACTTCGTTAGTCAACGACGCGACGATAAGCGTGAGTGGCTTGTCGATCAGATCTTGTCGAGCGACAAGTATGAAGCAGAGTTCGCATCGTTCTGGAGTGCTCGTTTCGCGAATATTCTCGTCGGCCGTGCCGGCGGGATGAGCGAAGACAGCCCGATTGATCGCTCCGCGCTGGAAGGCTACCTGGCCAAGCAGTTCGAGAACAACACGCCGTATAACTTGTTGGTGCAAGATCTTCTCACGGCAACCGGAACGACCAGTCCTGGAAGTGAAAGCTTCAACCCGGCGACTAACTTCCTGGTCAGCATGGTCGATGGCGATGCCAAGCTGGCGACTGCCAAGACCTGCACGGCGTTTCTCGGCCAACAGCTACAGTGTGCCGAGTGTCACAATCATCCAACCACCGGTTGGAGCCAACAGCAGTTCTGGGGGCTGAACGCATTCTTCCGCCAGACCAAATTAGCCAAAGATCGCCAGTCAGGGCAGCTGGCGATCCTCGATCAGGACTTCACCAAGAGCCGCGATTCCGACTCGGGCGAAGTCTACTACGAACAGCCTAACGGCCTTTTGAAAGTCGCTTATCCGCAGTTTGTGGATGGCACGACAATCCCACGCTCAGGCAAGGTTTCCGAAGTCGACCGTCGACAGGAATTGGCTCAGTTGATCGTCAACTCGGATCAATTCCCCAAAGCGGCCGTGAATCGCATGTGGCAGCACTTCTTTGGTGTTGGTTTCACGCAGCCGGTGGATGACATGGGGCCGCATAATCCGGCGTCGCATCCTGAGTTGTTGGATCAGCTTTCAGAGCACTTCGCCGAGTCGAATTTTGATCTTCGGCGTTTGATGCGGTGGATCACGCTTTCGCGCCCATACGGACTCTCGAGCCGACAGATCGATGAGAATCTGGCCGACAATCCGGACGCAGGTCAGCAACTGTTTGCTCGGTATTACTCGCGACAGATGGAAGCAGAGCAGCTATTTCATTCGCTGCAAATGCTGGCCAAGAATCCTGTCGAAGGAAGTCACGCCATTATCGCCTCGGTCGATGATCGCCACAGCTGGCTTGGTCAGGTCAATCAAAAAATGGGGGATGACGAAGACAGCGAAACGTCTGCCCTGGATGGTGGAATCACGCAGTCTCTGTTGTTGATGAATGGCGGCTTGATGAAACAGGCCACCGACGCTCAGGCAGCCGTTCTGAAGAAGGTTACGGCCTCGAAGATGTCGTCCCACGACAAGGTCGAGCATTTGTTCCTGGCCGCCCTGTCACGTCGACCGACCAAGCAGGAATTGTCCGCAATTAGCGAGATTCTGAAGACTCGCAACAACGAATCGGCGGCCCTCCAGGATATCTGGTGGGCCCTCTTGAACAGTAACGAGTTCATTCTCGATCATTGA
- a CDS encoding RNA polymerase sigma factor, producing the protein MKDLPQHESPAVDVAQLVAQHQLSVWRYLRSWGCSPQEAEDLTQETFLKVLEKPFEQLTDAATRGYLRTVARNLLIDRRRKEGRQTNIQAVENIEQFWVATDDRKPDELLGLLSECLDSLTERARMALEMRFQDRKSRSEIAEALQIGEHGAKNLMQRAKQQLRECIEFKLNNES; encoded by the coding sequence ATGAAAGACCTTCCGCAACACGAATCGCCTGCGGTTGATGTCGCGCAACTCGTTGCACAACATCAACTTAGCGTATGGCGTTATTTGCGGTCCTGGGGATGTTCGCCCCAGGAAGCGGAGGATCTGACTCAGGAAACTTTTTTGAAAGTCCTTGAGAAGCCGTTCGAGCAGCTGACCGATGCCGCTACCAGGGGGTATTTAAGAACCGTTGCTCGAAACTTGCTGATCGACCGCCGACGCAAAGAGGGGCGGCAAACCAACATCCAGGCGGTCGAGAACATCGAGCAGTTCTGGGTGGCGACCGACGATCGCAAGCCGGACGAACTTTTGGGATTGCTCAGTGAGTGCCTGGATAGCCTCACCGAGCGAGCCCGGATGGCATTAGAGATGCGATTTCAAGATCGCAAATCGCGTTCAGAAATCGCCGAAGCACTACAAATTGGCGAGCATGGAGCGAAAAACCTGATGCAACGGGCGAAGCAGCAGCTTCGCGAATGTATCGAGTTCAAATTGAATAACGAATCATGA
- a CDS encoding trypsin-like peptidase domain-containing protein encodes MKAVTSLLLLFALTAPLNAADAVLYCFTADWCVYCHQMQPVIGRMQQAGYPIQVVNRDQQPQMAQQMGVRGLPYFVLVSNNQIVDTVEGATSFDRLAKMFQAAKPQMNVAQAAPQLNAATGLARGQSPQSSMAMPGQSGVQPAMYGQPMAQTPSSAGGDIHAQAMQASVKLKVSDPDGHSYGSGTVVHTQGNEALVLTCAHLFRDSQGQGPLEVITFQQSESGTTVPGEILVYDLERDVALVAIRTQSPIKPMSIAPPTHQMQVGQPAFSVGCDNGGPRNLYQTRINSVNRYVGHDNVQAAGAPSVGRSGGGLFNAQGQLVGVCNAADDEDDEGIYAAIPTIYTVLNQAKLAHLFQNKQNARPVQLASALQPSMTSPSRSLPDAPQSNFPSNPATRSTPSVSSVSASTSSSIESLQGLSDVEREMLHYLRGQKDGAEVTVVLRSKDNPTAQPAVFTLPGSPSPEFMRQASQNTGRPGPIMRGQSR; translated from the coding sequence ATGAAGGCGGTTACCTCGCTCTTGTTACTGTTCGCGCTCACGGCGCCGCTTAACGCTGCCGACGCGGTCCTCTACTGCTTTACCGCGGACTGGTGTGTTTATTGTCACCAGATGCAGCCGGTGATCGGACGCATGCAACAGGCCGGCTACCCAATCCAAGTCGTCAATCGCGATCAGCAACCGCAGATGGCCCAGCAAATGGGTGTTCGCGGATTGCCTTACTTCGTTCTCGTCTCGAACAATCAGATTGTCGACACGGTCGAAGGTGCAACCTCGTTCGATCGTCTGGCCAAGATGTTCCAGGCGGCTAAACCACAGATGAACGTTGCCCAAGCCGCGCCTCAACTAAACGCCGCCACGGGACTAGCTCGTGGTCAGTCGCCGCAATCCTCGATGGCCATGCCTGGTCAGTCTGGCGTTCAGCCCGCGATGTACGGTCAGCCCATGGCACAAACGCCTTCGTCCGCCGGTGGTGACATCCACGCCCAAGCGATGCAGGCCAGCGTCAAGCTGAAGGTAAGCGATCCGGATGGGCACTCCTACGGCAGTGGCACCGTCGTTCATACCCAAGGTAACGAAGCATTGGTACTGACTTGTGCTCACTTGTTCCGCGATTCACAAGGGCAGGGGCCCCTGGAAGTGATTACCTTCCAACAGTCCGAGTCTGGCACGACGGTGCCAGGTGAAATTCTCGTTTATGATCTCGAGCGTGACGTGGCCCTGGTTGCCATTCGTACCCAATCACCGATCAAGCCAATGTCGATCGCTCCACCCACGCACCAGATGCAAGTAGGACAGCCCGCATTTAGCGTCGGCTGCGACAATGGGGGACCACGCAACCTTTACCAGACACGTATCAACAGCGTGAATCGCTACGTCGGTCACGACAACGTGCAGGCCGCCGGGGCTCCTTCGGTAGGTCGTAGTGGTGGCGGACTATTCAATGCCCAGGGCCAACTCGTTGGCGTTTGCAATGCCGCCGATGACGAGGACGACGAAGGAATCTACGCCGCCATACCCACCATCTATACCGTGTTGAACCAAGCGAAACTCGCGCATCTGTTCCAGAACAAGCAGAACGCCCGCCCCGTTCAACTGGCCTCGGCATTACAGCCGTCGATGACCAGTCCGTCACGATCGCTTCCCGATGCCCCGCAAAGCAACTTCCCCTCGAACCCCGCCACGCGCTCGACGCCCAGCGTTTCGTCCGTCTCTGCCTCTACTTCCAGTAGCATCGAAAGCCTGCAGGGGCTAAGCGATGTTGAACGCGAGATGTTGCATTATCTTCGGGGGCAGAAGGATGGAGCGGAAGTTACGGTCGTGCTTCGCTCGAAAGACAACCCGACGGCTCAACCGGCAGTATTTACTCTGCCTGGCAGCCCTTCGCCTGAATTCATGCGACAAGCCTCCCAAAACACGGGACGGCCTGGGCCCATCATGCGTGGACAAAGTCGCTAA